Proteins encoded together in one Anoxybacillus flavithermus window:
- the icd gene encoding NADP-dependent isocitrate dehydrogenase — protein MQGEKITVTNGVLNVPNYPIIPFIEGDGTGPDIWAAASRVLEAAVEKAYKGERKIVWKEVLAGEKAFKLTGEWLPQETLDTIREYIIAIKGPLTTPVGGGIRSLNVALRQELDLFVCLRPVRYFKGVPSPVKRPEDTDMVIFRENTEDIYAGIEYAKGTPEVRKLIDFLQNEMGVRKIRFPETSGIGIKPISEEGTKRLVRAAIKYAIEHGRKSVTLVHKGNIMKYTEGAFKNWGYELAEQEFGDQVFTWAEYDRIVETHGKEAANRAQAEAEAAGKIIVKDAIADIFLQQILTRPREFDVVATMNLNGDYISDALAAQVGGIGIAPGANINYETGHAIFEATHGTAPKYAGLDKVNPSSVILSGVMMFEHLGWNEAAKLIVDSMEKTIASKVVTYDFARLMEGATEVKCSEFADALIRNMGE, from the coding sequence ATGCAAGGTGAAAAAATTACGGTTACAAACGGGGTATTAAACGTTCCAAACTATCCGATTATTCCATTTATTGAAGGGGACGGGACAGGTCCAGATATTTGGGCAGCCGCATCTCGCGTATTAGAAGCAGCTGTGGAAAAAGCTTATAAAGGGGAGCGCAAAATCGTTTGGAAAGAAGTGCTTGCTGGTGAAAAAGCGTTTAAGTTGACTGGTGAATGGTTGCCACAAGAAACGCTTGATACGATTCGTGAATACATAATTGCCATTAAAGGACCGCTGACAACACCAGTAGGCGGTGGAATTCGTTCATTGAATGTTGCGCTTCGTCAAGAGCTCGATTTATTTGTATGCTTACGCCCAGTTCGTTATTTTAAAGGAGTACCTTCTCCGGTCAAGCGTCCTGAGGATACAGACATGGTGATTTTCCGTGAAAATACGGAAGACATTTATGCGGGAATTGAGTATGCAAAAGGAACACCAGAAGTGAGAAAATTAATTGATTTCTTGCAAAATGAAATGGGTGTGCGTAAAATTCGCTTCCCTGAAACCTCGGGAATCGGTATTAAGCCAATTTCAGAAGAAGGTACGAAACGATTAGTGCGCGCAGCAATTAAATACGCCATTGAACATGGTCGCAAATCTGTCACGCTCGTTCATAAAGGAAACATTATGAAATATACAGAAGGTGCGTTCAAAAACTGGGGCTATGAATTAGCTGAGCAAGAATTCGGTGATCAAGTGTTTACTTGGGCGGAGTATGACCGCATCGTTGAAACGCACGGAAAAGAAGCTGCAAACCGCGCACAAGCAGAAGCAGAAGCAGCAGGAAAAATCATTGTGAAAGATGCGATTGCAGATATTTTCTTGCAACAAATTTTAACTCGTCCGCGCGAGTTCGATGTTGTTGCAACAATGAACTTAAACGGGGACTACATTTCTGATGCGTTGGCAGCGCAAGTAGGTGGCATCGGTATTGCACCAGGTGCAAATATTAACTATGAAACAGGCCATGCAATCTTTGAAGCAACGCACGGAACTGCACCAAAATATGCGGGGTTGGATAAAGTAAATCCATCATCGGTCATCTTATCTGGTGTCATGATGTTTGAACATCTCGGTTGGAATGAGGCAGCGAAACTGATCGTTGACTCTATGGAGAAGACGATTGCTTCAAAAGTCGTCACGTATGACTTCGCTCGTTTAATGGAGGGCGCAACAGAAGTGAAATGTTCTGAATTCGCAGATGCTCTCATTCGAAACATGGGGGAATAA
- a CDS encoding response regulator transcription factor has protein sequence MSKRVLVVDDEQSIVTLLEYNLKQAGFIVLTAYDGEQGLHKALEERPDFIILDLMLPKLDGIEVCKHLRQQKVMTPILMLTAKDDEFDKVLGLELGADDYMTKPFSPREVVARVKAILRRTVIHEQEEKQNHSDDSLVVGQLKIFPDRYEAYFAQQRLELTPKEFELLAYLAKYKGRVLTRDQLLSAVWNYDFAGDTRIVDVHISHLRDKIEHDTRKPVYIKTIRGLGYKLEEPKADE, from the coding sequence ATGTCGAAACGTGTGTTAGTTGTCGATGATGAGCAGTCGATCGTCACGTTGCTAGAGTACAATTTAAAGCAGGCAGGGTTTATTGTATTGACAGCTTATGATGGAGAACAAGGACTTCATAAAGCGTTAGAGGAACGCCCTGATTTCATCATTCTCGATTTAATGCTACCGAAATTAGATGGAATTGAAGTATGTAAACATTTGCGTCAACAAAAAGTGATGACCCCTATTTTAATGTTGACAGCAAAAGATGACGAATTTGATAAAGTGCTTGGTCTTGAATTAGGTGCCGATGACTATATGACAAAGCCGTTTAGCCCACGTGAAGTAGTAGCACGTGTGAAGGCGATTTTACGTCGAACGGTGATTCATGAACAAGAGGAAAAGCAAAATCATAGTGACGATTCGCTCGTTGTCGGACAACTAAAAATTTTCCCTGATCGTTATGAAGCTTATTTTGCACAACAAAGATTAGAACTCACCCCGAAAGAATTTGAACTACTAGCATACTTAGCGAAATATAAAGGTCGTGTCTTAACACGTGATCAATTATTAAGTGCAGTATGGAACTACGATTTTGCTGGGGATACACGCATTGTCGATGTGCATATTAGTCATTTGCGTGACAAAATCGAACATGATACGCGAAAGCCTGTGTATATTAAAACGATACGTGGCTTAGGGTATAAACTGGAGGAGCCGAAAGCGGATGAATAA
- a CDS encoding IS701 family transposase: MNRLAHHQGIHKFLTMLGLALYFSKPVMKHLVHIVDAMITKGFSGTLTDLHHGSFHPNHRTTLSHFFTKSPWEEETLLRKLQQWVLHRVERSSKRENQPIFVSIDDTICQKTKPSSRATHAIQGCDWHYSHAEKKSIWGHSLVWLMVHTMTQAFPFAFRLYDKTVGKSKGELAIEMLSSLDVSRPVYVLMDSWYPSKTLVGACLKKGFHVIAMLKTNRILYPKGTAIQAKEFAKSMEPRDTRLVTVGKERYRVYRYEGALNGLKDAVVLLAWKADQPMTPKHLHCVLSTDRELSDEEILRYYAARWSIECFFRQAKDQLKLDGYRVRGRRAVKRYWILVQLAYVYSMFESNSDFSDGLDLLRKRKGHSLVEFIYRAAKQNIPIDTVKKQLHVA; this comes from the coding sequence ATGAATAGATTAGCACATCACCAAGGAATCCACAAGTTTTTGACGATGTTGGGGTTGGCCCTTTATTTCTCGAAACCTGTCATGAAGCATCTCGTTCATATCGTGGATGCGATGATTACAAAGGGCTTTTCGGGAACGCTGACCGATCTACATCATGGGAGTTTTCATCCGAACCATCGCACGACACTGAGCCATTTTTTCACGAAAAGCCCATGGGAGGAAGAGACGCTGCTTCGCAAACTCCAACAGTGGGTGCTTCATCGTGTCGAACGCAGCTCGAAACGAGAGAATCAACCCATTTTTGTTTCGATCGATGATACGATTTGCCAAAAAACGAAGCCCTCGTCACGGGCAACACACGCCATTCAAGGGTGTGATTGGCACTATTCTCACGCAGAGAAAAAGTCGATCTGGGGACATTCTCTCGTTTGGCTCATGGTTCATACGATGACCCAAGCGTTTCCTTTTGCCTTTCGCCTCTACGACAAGACGGTGGGGAAAAGCAAAGGGGAACTCGCGATCGAGATGCTTTCTTCGTTGGATGTGAGTCGACCCGTTTATGTGCTCATGGACTCTTGGTATCCATCGAAAACCCTCGTGGGAGCCTGCTTAAAAAAAGGGTTCCACGTCATCGCGATGCTGAAGACGAATCGGATTCTCTATCCAAAAGGGACGGCCATTCAAGCAAAAGAATTTGCCAAATCTATGGAGCCACGGGATACCCGCCTCGTCACGGTGGGAAAAGAGCGTTATCGGGTGTATCGCTACGAAGGCGCTCTGAACGGTCTCAAGGATGCCGTGGTGCTGCTCGCATGGAAAGCCGATCAGCCGATGACGCCGAAACATCTTCATTGCGTCTTGAGCACCGATCGCGAGCTAAGCGATGAAGAGATCTTGCGCTACTATGCTGCACGTTGGTCGATCGAATGTTTTTTCCGTCAAGCGAAAGACCAGCTGAAACTCGATGGATACCGCGTTCGCGGGCGTCGGGCGGTGAAACGGTATTGGATCTTGGTGCAACTTGCGTATGTGTACAGCATGTTCGAGTCTAACAGTGATTTTTCGGATGGGCTCGATCTCCTGCGCAAGAGAAAAGGACATAGCCTCGTGGAGTTCATTTATCGTGCAGCAAAACAAAATATTCCCATTGATACCGTGAAAAAACAGCTCCACGTGGCATAA
- the citZ gene encoding citrate synthase, with the protein MTVTRGLEGVVATTSTISSIIDDTLTYVGYNIDDLAEHATFEEIVYLLWHRKLPNKEELETLTKQLAEHADIPQQIIDHFKMYPLDQVHPMAALRTAISFLGLYDEEAEAMNPEANYRKAIRLQAKVSTIVAAFSRVRKGLEPVPPRKDLSFAANFLYMLTGKEPDPIAEEAFNKALVLHADHELNASTFTARVCVATLSDVYSGITAAIGALKGPLHGGANEAVMKMLTEIGTLENVETYIHNKLNNKEKIMGFGHRVYRQGDPRAKHLKKMSEKLTKLTGEPHWYDMSVKIEEIVTSTKGLPPNVDFYSASVYHSLGIDHDLFTPIFAISRMSGWLAHILEQYENNRLIRPRAEYTGPTRQVYVPLEERA; encoded by the coding sequence ATGACAGTAACTCGCGGTCTCGAAGGGGTTGTAGCAACCACTTCCACAATTAGTTCAATCATCGATGATACGCTCACATATGTTGGGTATAATATCGATGACTTAGCAGAACATGCTACGTTTGAAGAGATCGTTTATTTGCTTTGGCATCGCAAATTGCCAAACAAAGAAGAGCTAGAAACGTTAACAAAGCAGTTGGCGGAACATGCCGATATTCCGCAACAAATCATTGATCACTTTAAAATGTATCCGCTTGATCAAGTTCATCCGATGGCGGCGCTTCGTACAGCGATTTCATTTCTTGGCTTATACGATGAAGAAGCGGAAGCAATGAACCCCGAAGCGAACTATCGCAAAGCTATTCGTTTACAGGCGAAAGTATCAACAATTGTTGCTGCGTTTTCGCGCGTTCGTAAAGGATTAGAACCTGTGCCACCGCGCAAAGATTTAAGTTTTGCGGCAAACTTTTTATATATGCTAACGGGTAAAGAGCCAGATCCAATTGCTGAGGAAGCGTTTAATAAAGCACTCGTGCTTCATGCGGATCACGAGTTGAATGCGTCAACGTTTACAGCGCGCGTCTGTGTTGCTACTTTGTCTGATGTATATTCAGGCATTACAGCGGCGATTGGAGCATTGAAAGGCCCGCTTCATGGTGGAGCAAATGAAGCGGTAATGAAAATGTTGACAGAAATCGGCACACTTGAAAATGTGGAAACATACATTCACAACAAATTGAATAACAAAGAGAAAATTATGGGGTTCGGTCATCGCGTTTATCGCCAAGGTGACCCACGTGCGAAACATTTGAAAAAAATGTCTGAGAAATTGACGAAGTTAACAGGTGAACCACACTGGTATGATATGTCGGTGAAAATTGAAGAGATTGTTACATCGACGAAAGGTTTGCCGCCAAATGTTGACTTCTACTCCGCTTCTGTTTACCATAGTTTAGGAATTGATCATGATTTATTTACACCAATTTTTGCGATTAGTCGCATGTCTGGATGGCTTGCGCACATTTTAGAGCAGTACGAAAACAACCGTCTCATCCGTCCACGTGCCGAATATACAGGACCTACGAGACAAGTATACGTGCCGCTTGAAGAACGTGCATAA
- the mdh gene encoding malate dehydrogenase produces MGMKRKKISIIGAGFTGATTAFILAQKELGDIVLVDIPQLENPTKGKALDMLESSPVLGFDANIIGTSDYADTADSDIVVITAGIARKPGMSRDDLVTTNQGIMKAVTKEVVKYSPNCFIIVLTNPVDAMTYTVFKESGFPKNRVIGQSGVLDTARFRTFVAQELNLSVKDITGFVLGGHGDDMVPLVRYSYAGGIPLETLISKERLDAIVERTRKGGGEIVNLLGNGSAYYAPAASLAEMVEAIVKDQRRVLPAIAYLEGEYGYEGIYLGVPTILGGNGIEKVIELELTEEEKAALAKSVESVKNVMKVLQ; encoded by the coding sequence GTGGGTATGAAACGAAAAAAAATCTCAATTATCGGTGCTGGATTTACGGGAGCGACGACGGCGTTCATTTTAGCGCAAAAAGAGCTTGGGGACATCGTTCTTGTCGACATTCCGCAATTAGAAAATCCGACAAAAGGAAAAGCGCTCGATATGCTTGAGTCAAGCCCTGTTCTCGGATTTGACGCTAACATTATTGGCACATCGGATTATGCGGATACCGCTGATTCGGATATTGTTGTCATCACTGCGGGCATTGCGCGCAAACCAGGTATGAGCCGCGATGACTTAGTCACGACAAACCAAGGAATTATGAAGGCGGTCACGAAAGAAGTAGTCAAGTATTCGCCGAACTGCTTTATTATCGTATTAACAAATCCTGTTGATGCGATGACATATACGGTTTTTAAAGAATCTGGCTTTCCGAAAAACCGCGTCATCGGTCAATCTGGAGTATTAGATACCGCACGTTTCCGTACATTTGTTGCACAAGAGTTGAATTTATCTGTGAAAGATATTACAGGGTTTGTTTTAGGCGGTCATGGAGATGACATGGTGCCGCTTGTGCGCTACTCGTATGCAGGTGGCATTCCGCTTGAAACGTTAATCTCAAAAGAGCGGTTAGATGCCATTGTTGAACGTACGCGCAAAGGTGGCGGTGAAATTGTCAACTTACTTGGTAACGGTAGTGCCTATTATGCGCCAGCTGCATCCCTTGCTGAAATGGTTGAAGCGATCGTAAAAGACCAGCGCCGAGTTCTTCCAGCCATCGCTTATTTAGAAGGCGAATACGGGTATGAAGGAATTTATTTAGGTGTGCCAACGATTTTAGGTGGCAACGGAATCGAAAAAGTTATTGAGCTCGAGTTAACAGAGGAAGAAAAAGCGGCATTAGCAAAATCTGTTGAGTCGGTGAAAAATGTAATGAAAGTATTACAATAA
- the mutM gene encoding DNA-formamidopyrimidine glycosylase, which translates to MPELPEVEMVRRTLLPLVVGKTIERVKVHWSKIIQHPDVATFCECLKGQTIHDIQRRGKFLLFQLDDVVLVSHLRMEGRYIYEKEDTPFDQHTHIFFTFTDQTELRYRDVRKFGTMHLFNKGEEFRVPPLSSIGVELFDEQFTVAWLTDQLQRTKRTIKATLLDQTIVAGLGNIYVDEVLFRSSIHPERTATTLTIREIEALHEAIVQTIQEAIEKGGSTVRTYVNTQGKTGTFQTQLYVYGRANMPCRRCGNPISKTTVANRGTHYCKHCQT; encoded by the coding sequence ATGCCAGAATTACCTGAAGTCGAAATGGTGAGGCGGACATTGCTTCCACTTGTTGTTGGTAAAACGATCGAACGTGTGAAAGTGCATTGGTCAAAAATTATTCAGCACCCTGATGTAGCTACGTTTTGTGAGTGTCTGAAAGGACAGACGATTCACGATATTCAGCGGAGAGGTAAATTTTTACTCTTTCAATTGGATGATGTCGTCCTCGTTTCTCATTTGCGGATGGAAGGACGTTATATATATGAAAAAGAAGATACTCCATTTGATCAACATACACACATTTTTTTTACATTCACAGATCAGACGGAACTTCGTTATCGCGATGTGCGCAAATTTGGTACGATGCATTTATTTAATAAAGGTGAAGAATTCCGTGTCCCTCCTTTATCAAGTATTGGGGTTGAGCTGTTCGATGAGCAATTTACGGTTGCATGGCTTACAGATCAACTTCAACGAACAAAACGCACAATAAAAGCGACATTGCTTGATCAAACGATTGTCGCAGGATTAGGCAATATTTATGTCGATGAAGTATTATTTCGTTCGTCCATTCATCCAGAGCGGACAGCAACGACGTTAACGATACGGGAAATCGAAGCATTACATGAGGCAATTGTTCAAACGATACAAGAAGCGATTGAAAAAGGTGGAAGTACCGTTCGAACATATGTGAATACGCAAGGGAAGACAGGGACGTTTCAAACGCAATTGTATGTATACGGCCGTGCCAACATGCCATGCCGTCGTTGTGGAAATCCCATTTCCAAAACAACTGTAGCCAATCGCGGCACACATTATTGTAAACATTGTCAAACGTAA
- the pnpS gene encoding two-component system histidine kinase PnpS, whose amino-acid sequence MNKFRSRLLIGLVSVILSVLFGLGLLLGQLFQKFYADTVHDRIEKEAKLLALYMENKSFQSNMFKQQLHAISDMLSARITIVDREGQIMFDTNNYISIDEKRHKTFIRTLLKQEDRPVIFQEEQNVYYYAVPFWQRDQKLGHIVMSLSMDAIERVDEQIWLLLTFSLSVAFFIILLLGIKITNQYTKPIEAATKVAMELARGNYKARTYESRDDETGMLSQSLNILARNLQEMVRTQEMQQDRLRALIENIGSGLILIDQRGYISLMNRAYKEMFHIDPSDYVHRLYYEAFPHKEVIALVEEIFMTEVNVRKQMLLPIDIERKHFEVYGTPIIGTNDEWKGIIVVFHDITELKKLEQMRKDFVANVSHELKTPITSIKGFAETLLDGAMHDAQTLECFLTIILKESERLQHLIQDLLDLSKIEQQGFTLNISVVDLHEVLKEVIVMLEAKANDKQITLECTSNAPLCYMYGDLHRLKQIFINLINNAIAYTPAGGRVTVYVEKDDKEIHVHVSDTGIGIEQKEIPRIFERFYRVDKARSRNSGGTGLGLAIVKHLVEAHHGTISVKSKVGVGTTFTVHFHVDAYSNE is encoded by the coding sequence ATGAATAAATTTCGCTCTCGCCTACTGATTGGGCTTGTTTCCGTTATTTTATCCGTGTTGTTTGGCCTAGGTTTGTTATTAGGTCAATTGTTTCAAAAATTTTATGCAGACACGGTACATGATCGAATAGAGAAAGAGGCAAAACTTTTGGCTTTATACATGGAAAATAAATCGTTCCAATCTAATATGTTTAAGCAACAATTACACGCAATTAGCGACATGTTGTCGGCGCGCATCACGATTGTTGATCGTGAAGGACAGATCATGTTTGATACAAACAATTACATATCAATTGATGAAAAACGTCATAAAACATTCATTCGAACGTTACTAAAACAAGAAGATCGTCCTGTTATTTTTCAAGAAGAACAAAATGTATATTATTATGCTGTACCATTTTGGCAGCGTGACCAGAAGCTCGGACATATTGTCATGAGTTTATCTATGGATGCGATCGAGCGGGTAGATGAACAAATTTGGCTGTTGCTTACGTTTAGCTTAAGCGTTGCTTTTTTCATTATTCTTTTATTAGGTATTAAAATTACAAATCAATATACAAAGCCGATTGAAGCGGCAACAAAAGTAGCGATGGAGTTGGCGCGCGGCAATTATAAAGCGAGAACGTATGAAAGTAGAGACGATGAAACAGGGATGCTCAGCCAGTCATTAAACATTTTGGCGCGGAATTTACAAGAGATGGTGCGTACACAAGAAATGCAACAAGATCGTTTGCGAGCCCTTATTGAAAATATAGGGAGCGGTTTAATTTTAATTGATCAACGTGGCTATATTTCATTAATGAACCGCGCATATAAAGAAATGTTCCATATCGATCCGTCTGACTATGTTCATCGTTTATATTATGAAGCGTTCCCTCATAAAGAAGTCATTGCGCTTGTAGAAGAAATATTTATGACAGAGGTAAATGTACGTAAACAAATGCTCCTTCCGATCGACATTGAACGGAAACATTTTGAAGTGTACGGAACGCCAATTATTGGGACAAACGACGAATGGAAAGGAATTATCGTTGTGTTCCATGATATTACTGAGCTAAAAAAACTTGAACAAATGCGCAAAGATTTTGTCGCCAATGTTTCTCACGAGTTAAAAACACCGATTACGTCCATTAAAGGTTTTGCAGAAACGTTGTTAGACGGGGCGATGCACGATGCTCAAACGCTTGAATGCTTTTTAACGATTATTTTAAAGGAAAGTGAGCGTCTTCAACATTTAATCCAAGATTTGCTCGATTTGTCAAAAATCGAACAGCAAGGATTTACGTTAAATATATCCGTTGTTGACTTGCATGAAGTATTGAAGGAAGTTATCGTCATGCTTGAAGCGAAAGCAAACGATAAACAAATCACATTGGAATGTACATCGAATGCACCGCTTTGTTATATGTATGGCGATTTACATCGTTTAAAGCAAATTTTTATTAATTTAATTAATAACGCGATCGCTTATACACCAGCTGGTGGACGCGTAACGGTCTATGTGGAGAAAGATGATAAAGAGATACACGTTCATGTAAGTGACACAGGAATTGGAATTGAACAAAAAGAAATTCCACGTATTTTTGAACGATTTTATCGTGTGGACAAAGCACGAAGTCGCAACTCAGGTGGTACGGGTCTTGGATTAGCGATCGTGAAACATTTAGTGGAGGCGCATCACGGTACAATTTCCGTAAAAAGCAAAGTGGGAGTAGGTACGACGTTTACTGTTCATTTCCATGTTGACGCTTACAGCAATGAATGA
- the polA gene encoding DNA polymerase I: MANKLVLIDGNSIAYRAFFALPLLHNDKGIHTNAIYGFTMMLMKLIEEEKPTHMLVAFDAGKTTFRHEVYTEYKGGRQKTPPELSEQFPFLRELLDAYNIRTYELENYEADDIIGTLATKAEKEGFDVVIISGDRDLTQLASERIHVHVTKKGITDMERYTPEYVFEKYGLTPAQIVDLKGLMGDASDNIPGVPGVGEKTALKLLKEYGTIEHVLASLEHISGKKLKENLQTYREQALLSKQLATIHRDVPLTLSLDELAWQSYDAERVATLFQELGFTSLMDKIGQISQEQLSLTDISFVTVQAIDEHMLTKEGALVVEVMDANYHQAPILGFALVNERGHFFIPTDIALASSRFKRWLEDEQCKKSVFDAKRAIVALKWNGIELKGVDFDLLLAAYLLNPTDANGDVAAVAKTKQYTDVQSDEEVYGKGAKQAIPPTNVLAEHLVRKAKAIASLKETYIQELKRNEQFELLVHLELPLTFILAQMEFYGVKVDVDRLEQMGKEFTAQLEQIEQRIYELAGTTFNINSPKQLGTILFEKLQLPIVKKTKTGYSTSADVLEKLAPYHEIIEQILHYRQLGKLQSTYVEGLMKVVRKDTGKVHTIFQQALTQTGRLSSTEPNLQNIPIRIEEGRKIRQAFVPSSDDWVIFAADYSQIELRVLAHIANDENLIAAFHHDLDIHTKTAMDIFHVKEDEVTAHMRRQAKAVNFGIVYGISDYGLSQNLGITRKEAAEFIERYFRSYPGVKRYMEEIIQDAKQKGYVTTLLHRRRYLPDITSSNFNVRSFAERTAMNTPIQGSAADIIKKAMIDLANRLHEERLQTRLLLQVHDELILEAPKEEIELLKKIVPDVMENAVSLRVPLKVDYHFGPTWYDAK, from the coding sequence TTGGCAAACAAACTCGTTTTAATTGATGGTAATAGCATCGCTTATCGCGCTTTTTTTGCATTGCCGCTCTTACATAACGATAAAGGCATTCATACAAACGCCATTTACGGTTTTACAATGATGTTAATGAAACTCATTGAAGAAGAAAAGCCGACGCATATGCTTGTCGCGTTTGACGCAGGAAAAACGACATTTCGTCATGAAGTATATACAGAATATAAAGGTGGGAGACAAAAAACGCCACCAGAATTATCGGAACAGTTTCCGTTTTTACGCGAACTGCTTGATGCATATAACATTCGTACGTACGAACTTGAAAATTATGAAGCAGACGATATTATCGGAACGCTTGCCACCAAAGCAGAAAAAGAAGGGTTTGACGTCGTCATTATTTCGGGAGATCGCGATTTGACACAATTAGCGTCGGAACGTATTCATGTTCATGTCACGAAAAAAGGCATAACAGATATGGAGCGATATACACCGGAATACGTATTTGAGAAGTATGGGCTAACGCCTGCACAAATTGTTGATTTGAAAGGATTAATGGGCGATGCATCAGATAATATTCCAGGCGTTCCGGGAGTCGGAGAGAAAACAGCATTAAAATTATTAAAAGAATATGGAACGATTGAACATGTACTTGCCTCACTTGAACATATTTCCGGAAAAAAATTGAAGGAAAACTTACAAACGTACCGTGAACAAGCGTTACTAAGTAAACAGTTGGCAACCATTCATCGTGATGTTCCATTGACACTATCGCTCGATGAGTTAGCATGGCAGTCGTATGATGCAGAACGGGTAGCAACGCTATTTCAAGAGCTCGGTTTCACTTCGCTTATGGACAAAATTGGTCAAATTTCACAAGAACAACTATCATTAACCGATATTTCGTTTGTTACGGTTCAAGCGATTGATGAGCACATGTTGACAAAAGAAGGTGCACTTGTTGTTGAAGTGATGGATGCGAATTATCATCAAGCGCCTATTCTTGGCTTTGCGCTTGTGAATGAGCGTGGACACTTTTTTATTCCGACGGACATAGCTCTCGCTTCATCACGATTTAAAAGATGGCTTGAAGATGAGCAATGTAAAAAAAGTGTGTTTGATGCCAAACGAGCGATCGTTGCGCTGAAGTGGAACGGTATTGAACTTAAAGGTGTCGATTTTGATCTATTATTAGCTGCATACTTGCTCAATCCGACCGATGCGAATGGGGATGTGGCGGCCGTTGCAAAAACGAAGCAATATACGGATGTACAAAGCGACGAAGAAGTATATGGAAAAGGAGCGAAACAAGCTATTCCGCCGACAAATGTATTAGCTGAACATCTCGTACGAAAGGCGAAAGCGATCGCTTCGTTGAAAGAAACATATATTCAAGAACTAAAGCGGAATGAACAATTTGAATTGCTTGTACATTTAGAATTACCGCTGACGTTCATTTTAGCACAAATGGAATTTTACGGTGTGAAAGTGGATGTTGATCGTTTGGAACAGATGGGAAAAGAGTTTACTGCCCAACTCGAACAAATTGAGCAACGCATTTATGAACTTGCAGGAACAACGTTTAACATTAATTCTCCGAAACAACTAGGAACGATTTTATTTGAAAAACTTCAGTTGCCGATTGTGAAAAAAACGAAAACAGGTTATTCTACCTCCGCTGACGTTCTAGAAAAGTTAGCGCCATACCATGAAATTATTGAGCAAATTTTACACTATCGTCAGCTCGGAAAATTACAATCCACATATGTCGAAGGATTAATGAAAGTCGTCCGAAAAGATACAGGAAAAGTGCATACGATTTTTCAACAAGCGTTGACTCAAACGGGACGTTTAAGCTCTACAGAGCCTAATTTACAAAATATCCCTATTCGTATTGAGGAAGGAAGAAAAATTCGTCAAGCGTTTGTCCCATCCTCAGACGATTGGGTTATTTTTGCAGCTGATTATTCTCAAATCGAGTTGCGCGTTTTAGCGCATATTGCTAACGATGAAAATTTAATTGCCGCGTTTCACCACGACCTTGATATTCATACGAAAACGGCTATGGATATTTTTCATGTCAAGGAAGACGAAGTGACCGCTCATATGCGCCGTCAAGCGAAAGCAGTCAATTTTGGCATCGTTTATGGGATTAGCGACTACGGATTATCACAAAATTTAGGCATCACGCGCAAAGAGGCAGCCGAATTTATTGAACGATATTTTCGAAGTTATCCGGGTGTAAAGCGGTATATGGAAGAGATCATACAAGATGCAAAACAAAAAGGGTATGTGACGACATTGCTTCACCGTCGTCGTTATTTGCCGGATATTACAAGTAGTAATTTTAATGTTCGTAGTTTTGCGGAACGGACAGCGATGAACACGCCAATTCAAGGAAGTGCGGCCGATATTATTAAAAAAGCGATGATTGATTTGGCTAATCGTTTACATGAAGAACGACTGCAAACTCGTTTGTTGCTGCAAGTACATGACGAATTGATTTTAGAAGCACCAAAAGAAGAAATTGAATTGTTGAAAAAAATCGTACCAGATGTGATGGAGAACGCAGTATCATTACGTGTTCCGTTAAAAGTCGACTATCATTTTGGTCCAACATGGTATGATGCGAAGTAA